In Dermacentor variabilis isolate Ectoservices chromosome 7, ASM5094787v1, whole genome shotgun sequence, a genomic segment contains:
- the LOC142586901 gene encoding uncharacterized protein LOC142586901: MWCRLVLALFAFFTGFTAVRSTIMMHGGGYFPEPGIKKVSSHSFWAHQGGAGGFLTPGIIGGAAAGGIAGGVIGGASGGVAGGVIGGAAGGVASGVGGSLTGGVVGGIKSFRYWPPQQQLLPPLLG, translated from the exons TCTTCACAGGCTTCACTGCAGTCAGAAGCACTATCATG aTGCACGGTGGCGGCTACTTCCCAGAGCCGGGAATAAAGAAAGTCTCCAGCCACAGCTTCTGGGCCCACCAGGGG GGTGCCGGAGGGTTCCTGACTCCAGGCATCATTGGGGGAGCAGCGGCTGGCGGAATAGCAGGTGGCGTCATCGGTGGTGCATCAGGGGGTGTGGCAGGTGGCGTCATCGGTGGTGCAGCAGGTGGTGTGGCAAGTGGTGTCGGCGGTAGCTTGACTGGCGGCGTGGTTGGAGGAATAAAGTCGTTTAGATACTGGCCGCCACAACAACAGTTG CTACCACCGCTACTTGGATGA